The Oceanispirochaeta sp. genome contains the following window.
TCATTCAATCGATACGGGATGATTTTATGCCCTTGATGGAAGGGACCCTGTCGGGCAGGGAATTCTGGACTCGATTCAGCCAAAAGAGCGGGATTGCCCTGCCCGAGCAGGGGAACCTCCTGATTGATCTGTACAGTCCTTCCCTTGATGGAGATACGGGGAATCTTATCAGACGTTTAAAAGGGTATTGCCCCGTTGTCTGTGGTACGAACACCATGAGGGAGCACTACGATTATCATCTTGAAAAAGGGGATTATCGGGTCTTCGATTCTGTCTATGCCTCTCATTTGATGGGAGTGGCCAAGCCTAAATCTGCCTTCTATCAGTGGATTCTTGACCGGGAAAAGGTGCGCCCTGAAGAAGCTGTCTTTGCGGATGATCTGCTGGAGAATATTGAGACTGCCCGGTCTCTCGGGATTCATTCTTTCCTTTACACAGAAGCTGATGCCTTCGAGGATGACCTTGCCCGGTCAGGACTTGTCTATTCCTAGTGTTCATGGTTCTCCTGATTGCCGCCATTTCTATATTGTCCCGGAGTAATTCCCATATTCCGGCGGAAGAGCTGGATAAAATATCCATGATCGGCAAATCCTGTCTGATGGGCTATTTCATGGACTTTAAGGGAGCGGTTCTGCAGGAGTTTCAAGGCCTTTCTCAATCTGTAAAATGTCAGGTACTCCAGGAAGGTATAGCCTGTCCTCTCTTTGAATAGACGGGATAGATATCCCTGTGTGATTCCCAGTTCTTCCGCTGTGTTCAGGAGTGAGATATCCCGGCTGAAATTTTCTCTTATGTACTCAACAGAGAGACGTATATATTCATCCTTTCCATCCCCCTTCACAGGGGAGCCATACTCCTGAAAGAGAGAGAGCCGGCTCTCTTTCATCATATCCTGTCTCTTCCTGGTCTGCTGTCTTTGTATGCCTGTTTCCACCTTCTCCGCAATGCCGGATACAAGGCTATGAAATTTTTGATCATCAATCGGCTTGAGAAGGTAATCTTTCACTCCCAGACGCATGGCCTGCCTGGCGTATTCAAAATCAGAATGACCCGTGAGGATAATCGCCCAGGGGGCGTCGGGTCCCAGTATCCGGTCTGCCTCCCGGAGCATGGTCAACCCATCCATACCGGGCATTCTTATATCTGTAATGACAAGGTGAGGACGTATTTTTTCTATCAGTTCCAATCCTTCTCTGCCGTTCTGAGCCTCCCCTAAGAGGGTGCATCCCAAATCCTGCCAGGGAGTGGTCAGGGCCATTTCACGAAGCAGATACTC
Protein-coding sequences here:
- a CDS encoding HAD family phosphatase codes for the protein MIKLFIFDMVGVLVRNFDVLPRIASLLGLTQESLIQSIRDDFMPLMEGTLSGREFWTRFSQKSGIALPEQGNLLIDLYSPSLDGDTGNLIRRLKGYCPVVCGTNTMREHYDYHLEKGDYRVFDSVYASHLMGVAKPKSAFYQWILDREKVRPEEAVFADDLLENIETARSLGIHSFLYTEADAFEDDLARSGLVYS
- a CDS encoding helix-turn-helix domain-containing protein, yielding MINVILVEDEEYLLREMALTTPWQDLGCTLLGEAQNGREGLELIEKIRPHLVITDIRMPGMDGLTMLREADRILGPDAPWAIILTGHSDFEYARQAMRLGVKDYLLKPIDDQKFHSLVSGIAEKVETGIQRQQTRKRQDMMKESRLSLFQEYGSPVKGDGKDEYIRLSVEYIRENFSRDISLLNTAEELGITQGYLSRLFKERTGYTFLEYLTFYRLRKALKLLQNRSLKVHEIAHQTGFADHGYFIQLFRRNMGITPGQYRNGGNQENHEH